ATTATTCTCAATAAGTTTAATAATATTCTCAAACTAAGAAATGTCTGGCTCTAATTATTTAACAAGTCAAGAATATGCTACATTTAAATAACATCGGTTTTCCTACACTTAATTCATGAAACGCTTATTGTGGATTATACTTTCGCTCATTTTAATTACTATAGTGCAAGTATTACCTGTAGTCGCTCAACAAGATTACACAATAATCTGTAATGAGATGGATACAACTATAGTTTTTGATGGTAAATGGACTACTAACGAAGAATGGAAAGATGGTACTCCTATATCTATTAGATTTAATCCTACTGCGCAGGAAGCTGGCCTTATAAATAACGGCACCGTACATTGTTTGATAAAACATAATGGTGAGAATTTATATACTCTTATCGATGCTGTTTCATCAACTGATCCTTTGGGAAATTTAACTTCTGGAGGATGGGATTTCTATGGAGTATGCATTGACTTTAATAATGAAAAGTCTGAATACCCGATGAAAGACGATTTAATTATTTCAATAACCTGGTGGCTTCAAAATGGGAGCTACTGGATAATGAATGGTTTTGGTAGCGTTACAGAACCTGGATGGGATACTGTAAACGCAAGAAAAGATCCTGTATATTTAAAACACTCCATTAGTTCATCACCATTCTCTGAGACACCCCATGTAGTATGCGAATTAGCCATTCCATTAGAAGATATGAGCGATGAAATTGGTTTTGCAGTTGTTGCTATTAATTTTCCAAAAAAAACTATTAATACGTGGCCAGACAATTTTGTGGACGGTTCACCGAAAACTTGGGGAACCGTAATTATTAATAAAACAACCAAAATCATTGAGGCACCAATTTCTAATCAAACAACCAAACCAGCCCAAAATCAAACCACATCTCCTCCAACCGAAGAAATAATTACAACACCTTCCCCAACTGGAGAAATCGATGAGAACGGTTTAATGAATATTCAAGAATTTCTTTCTACGCAAACGATCTTCATATTGGCTATCAGTACGGTATTAGTTATCGCAATTATTTTAATAGCTAAGCATATTCTAAAAAGAAAGAAATGATGTTTTAGGTTCTACGCTATTTCTTCCGAACTTTTTTCCTTTTCGTTACTTTGCTGTATATATAATATGCAGGTATTCCGATAATAGCAAACGGTAAAAGCGATACTGTGATGATTATCAACCCACGAACAACCACAAAAAAGCCATTAAGAGCTGTTTGGAAAACCTCTCCCCAATCCATTCCCGGGGGTGTGAAAGTAGGTGAAGGCTCTCTGAGTCTAACAGTAATAACAGACATCTCTACGTTACTTTCAAGATATTTTATCTGCCCTTGCAGATATTCTATCTCGCTCCTTGTATTCGTAAGCATACTCTCAACCTCAAGTATCTCTTCTATAGTTGTCGCCATTTCAAGTATTTCATGCAATCTATTCTCTTGTTTTTGTAGATTACCCAACCTTGCTTTTAGATCAATATAGCGTTCAGTTACATCATCACTAGTAGTACTTGCATCCAATACCTCGCCATAGCTCTCTATTGAAGTGATTATGCTTTGAAATTGGTTTTGAGGAATTCGGATGGTAATTTCTGCTCGATTCTGCGCTCCGTATGATGATCTAGATGAACCCGCTACGTAACCATTATGACTTTCAGCAAGATTTCTTATTTTATTCAAAGTCTCCACTATATCTTCTGTTTCTATAGTAATATATCCTTTGTAAACGACCATCCTCTCAGTTACATCTGAGGATTCTTCAGAATTGAATCGTTCGCCAGAGTCTGCGGCATGCATTAGAGTTTCATAGTCGTATCCTGGTTCTTTAGAAGCTGGCATTGGAGAAATATCATAGTAGTTTAGGTAACCTTCTTTTCCATATTGATAGGCAGAGCTTCCGATGTAGGCTGCTGCGATTAATATTATGACTACAGCAATTGCGAAAAGTATTTTTCGATTTTTAATCATTTTTAATCGATTATCTTATTATTGCATATGATTATAAAATACTAGATTTTAGAACAATTTGTTCACTGATTAGAACAGTTTTATGAACAATTCAAATAATAAGATACTAACAAAATATTATTTCTGAGGCATTATTTTGACATTGAAATTTGACGAAGATCATATAGAAACTCAATTGAAAGGCAGAACTTTGCAGATCTATTGGCATTTCCTAAGCCTTGGAAAGAAATCTATTGGGGTACGTGAACTCCAGCGAGCACTCAATTTAAGCAGCCCATCTGTAGCTTTTCATCACCTTGAGAAACTACGTAGACTGGGTTTACTTCAAAAGAAAATTACTGGAGATTATTATCTTGTTCAGAAAGTAAAAGTAGGTATACTAAAGCAATTTATTGGCCTTGGAAAATTATTACTTCCTAGGTATTTATTTTATGCAATATTTTTTACAACAATACTTGTTTCCTATTTAATCATATACGATCAATCTTTGAGCTTTCATAATGTTGTAGCTTTGATTTTTGGAGCATCTTCATGTTTAATTCTATGGTACGAGACTTTCAGAATCTTGAAACAAATTCCCTTTTAGAATATATTTTAACTGTTCTAAAATATGGTCATATATTTAACAAATACATAGTAATAATGAGTGAAAGATGAACTTAAGAAAGCAAATAGTAGTTTCCAGTATTGCTGCATTGATAATTGGATTTATCATAATCTTATCACCAACTCTTCTAGTAAATCAATTAGGATTTCAGAAATCCTTCCAAGATGAAAGTATGGGGGCCCCAGAGGCAGCTCAAGATAATATTATGGCTCAAGATAAATTCGCATCTAGTAGAGGTTCAGAATTATTACCTTTTATGTTTGAAATTGACTTGGAATCTTCTTCTGGATTTGAAGAAAAATATCTATCACATAATAATTTTGGAACACCTGTGTTTGTTATCTCAGAGCAAAAATCCGCAAAGATTACTTTAACTGTCTCTTCGCTTTCTAATGATTATCTTCAGACATCACTCAAAAGAATAGATGGTCCACCGAACGGAGTAATTATTACGCCTAATGAAGAATTCATTAACTTGCAGCCTTTTGAACAAAAGAAAATAGAATTAGAAATTATTGCATTTCCTTCTTCAGATTCTGTGGCTCTAGACGAAGCAATTGAAGGGAAATATATCCAGATATTGCTTAGTGGAAATGGGCATGATGTGGCAACAGGTTTTTGGCTTAAGATAATATAGATTACAATTACGAATTAACTCTAAGAAAATATCCAATATTATCGCCAAGTTTTTTATAATAACGTACAAATACCTAAGAAGAGATGAACGTTGTCTTATTATGCTAGTAGAATTCCAAAACCATTGAGATTATTCAGCGCTATTATAGCTGGGATTACTGGAGCTTGGTTTATCTTATTCCTGGCTAAAGTTATTCCCCGATTCTTTGAGTTTGAACCTTTCATTTTTTCAGGTGAAGAATTACTAATAGTGGCCCTTGCTGGGTTAGTGTTTGGATACTATCTAAGTAAATCACTTTCCGGATTAACCGAATCCTGCGCTTTGATCAGTGCAGCATTCATATGGATGCTTCTGTCTGCAATATACGATTATCCACCATTTTTCTATGGGGGTATTAACCAAGATTATCTGTTAGCATTCATTCTTTTAGCTATCTTTGCATTTTCTCTAAACCTTTCAGGTGCTTTGAGTTCATCACCTTCAGCTCAGAATATCTTTGATACTTTGTGCAGTCGCGTTGCTTGGTACATATTTTGGCTACATGTTGGTTTCGTGTACATACTTCCAATATTTCTAAGAACACTTTCTGAACCTATTGGACAAAATTTTCTCTATCTATTGATATTGAGTATAGGTTGGATAGCCGCTTTATATCTGGTCAGTGTCTTTACATCTAGAATGGCGCAATAAATTATGCAATTAATTCTTTTTTCAAAGAATTCTTTTACTAAAGATTAATTGATTTTATCTCTTCTCTTTTGGTGATATCTTATAGCAAAACGATGAGCCTCATCTCTTACATGCTGAAGTAAAAGACTTGAATTAGAATTTCTATCTAAATCAAGTACTTCTCCATTAGGCAAATAGATATCTTCCTTTTTTTTAGCTAAACCTATTACTGGGACATTGATTTTTAGCTTATCCAACTCCATTTTAGCTACTTTTACCTGTAAGAGCCCCCCATCTATTACTATTAAATCAGGTTGCCTTCCATCTTCTTTTAAAAGTCTGTTAAAGCGTCTTTTAATTATCTCCCCTATCATTGCTTGATCATCTTGAGTAGAAATTGTTTTGATTTTATACATACGATATTCTTTTTTGTTTGGTTTGCCTTCATAAAATGCGATCTTTGAACCTACGGCTTCTTTTTCTCCAAGATTTGAAACATCATAACATTCAATGACTCTTGGTATTTTATTGAGTTTGAGATCTTTTTTCAAATTTCTTAAAGCTTTAGCATTTTTCTCTTGAGTTTTTCTTGATTGTTCTAAATAAATTTGTGCGTTATTCTCAGCAATTATTAATATATTATTTAATTTTTTATCTCTAGGTTTTTTTATTGAAATTTTTCTATTGAATTTTCTTGATAACCAAGGAGCTATTGTTGTATCTTTAATCGGTAAATTGACAATTATTTTGTCAGGGATTAGTATTCTTCTTGAGTAATATTGCTTGAGAAAAGATTCTAAAACATCATTATTATCTACTTCGTTTGATATTTTCATTTCAAAACTTTCAGATGAAAGAATCTTTCCTTCTCTTACTTGCAAAACCTGCACACAATTGTTATTATCAATTCGAGATAACGCAATTGCGTCGAGATTCTCATTAGTTGACAACACAACTCGAACTTCTTGCATTATTTTTTCTAAATCAGAAATCTGGTCTCGCAGGATTGCGGCTTTTTCGTAATTCAGTCTCAAAGAAGCATCCTTCATTTCAGAGCGAAGGTTATGAATAACTTGCCTTCTCTTACCTTCAAGGAAGAGAATTAATTGAGTAACGATTTTGTTGTAATCTTTTAACGAAATTTTTCCTTCACAGGGAGCGATACATTGATTTATTCTATGGTATAAACACGGTCTATCATTGAACTTTTGCAGATCTTTTTTACACATTCTGATAGGAAAGATTCTTCTTATGCTCTTTATGGAGTTTCGCATAGCCCCAACATCACTGTAAGGACCAAAATATCTTCCTTGATCGTCTTTGATTCTGCGTGAAATGCATAAGAACGGGTAAATATTGGAAAGATCAATTTTTAGATATGGATAGGTTTTATCATCTCGTAACTGGACGTTATATTTTGGTTTATATCTCTTAATTAAAATATTTTCTTCAATTAATGCATCCGTCTCATTATCGGTGACTATATATTCAATTTTTTTTATGGAATCTACAATCTTTTTCTCTCTC
The Candidatus Bathyarchaeota archaeon genome window above contains:
- the uvrC gene encoding excinuclease ABC subunit UvrC; this encodes MQTKEMNSKIDQMPEKIGVYILRGAHDTLYIGKATNIKKRVKNHIQSAKTRKREKKIVDSIKKIEYIVTDNETDALIEENILIKRYKPKYNVQLRDDKTYPYLKIDLSNIYPFLCISRRIKDDQGRYFGPYSDVGAMRNSIKSIRRIFPIRMCKKDLQKFNDRPCLYHRINQCIAPCEGKISLKDYNKIVTQLILFLEGKRRQVIHNLRSEMKDASLRLNYEKAAILRDQISDLEKIMQEVRVVLSTNENLDAIALSRIDNNNCVQVLQVREGKILSSESFEMKISNEVDNNDVLESFLKQYYSRRILIPDKIIVNLPIKDTTIAPWLSRKFNRKISIKKPRDKKLNNILIIAENNAQIYLEQSRKTQEKNAKALRNLKKDLKLNKIPRVIECYDVSNLGEKEAVGSKIAFYEGKPNKKEYRMYKIKTISTQDDQAMIGEIIKRRFNRLLKEDGRQPDLIVIDGGLLQVKVAKMELDKLKINVPVIGLAKKKEDIYLPNGEVLDLDRNSNSSLLLQHVRDEAHRFAIRYHQKRRDKIN
- a CDS encoding DUF4349 domain-containing protein is translated as MIKNRKILFAIAVVIILIAAAYIGSSAYQYGKEGYLNYYDISPMPASKEPGYDYETLMHAADSGERFNSEESSDVTERMVVYKGYITIETEDIVETLNKIRNLAESHNGYVAGSSRSSYGAQNRAEITIRIPQNQFQSIITSIESYGEVLDASTTSDDVTERYIDLKARLGNLQKQENRLHEILEMATTIEEILEVESMLTNTRSEIEYLQGQIKYLESNVEMSVITVRLREPSPTFTPPGMDWGEVFQTALNGFFVVVRGLIIITVSLLPFAIIGIPAYYIYSKVTKRKKVRKK